One region of Armigeres subalbatus isolate Guangzhou_Male chromosome 3, GZ_Asu_2, whole genome shotgun sequence genomic DNA includes:
- the LOC134221883 gene encoding uncharacterized protein LOC134221883, translated as MRSRKILEETTSRLPSGRFQAGLLWKNDHIDFLDSKPMAESRLKSLERRLRQKPELFENLKQRIVEYVEKGYAHKITQEEIHCSNHRKVWYLPIAVAVHPKKPGKVRIVWDAAATVQGQSLNSALLPGPDLLSSLPSVLSKYRQRQVAICGDIKEMFHQFLIRPEDRQAQRFLFRSDPCKDFEIYVMDVATFGVTCSPSAAQFIKNQNAKEFESEFPEAAAAIVHNHYVDDYLDSRDTVEEAADLALQVKTVHAKAGFHIRNWMSNSREVLSRVGDSAEESAKSFKTHTAAVSERVLGMSWFPESDEFGFRGLFREQLMPLLHGEIVPTKRQLLQVVMSIFDPLGLVSLVVVHGKILVQKTWRVKIGWDDKINEDLLKLWRRWIKLLGQLDTIRISRYYFPEYLPESYKSLQLHIFVDASEDAYVATAFFRIVDQSQVRCALVSSKTKVAPLKLLSVPRLELQAALLGARLAKSVAENHTLQIEQRFFWGDFSTVLSWIRSDHRRYRQFVAYRVSEILDTSKVDEWHYVPSHLNVADDATKWKDQQQSSLNAQSIPTTEELKPIHVHRELRREQVVQFCRFSKWERCLRAVAYVHRFIDQLKRKRRKEQSDVTSILTREELQPAEETIIKQAQFEAFADEVITMQNNQSLPEDQRQRLESTSKLYKLSPFLDNRGVVRMEGRIDGFADAPYDFKYPSVLPKNHYVTRLIVDSYHRRYKHSNGETAVNEMRQKYHLSEMRAAFRKISKTCTWPFSFVEVDYFGPLLVVQGRREVKRWVALFTCLTIRAIHLEVVTSLSTECCKMALRRFIARRGAPSEIYSDRGTNFVGVSGELREQVKAINQGLASTFTNTVTHWRFNPPAAPHMGGSWERMVRSVKCALASLSVERKPSEEVLVTLLVEAESMINSRPLTYMPLQTSEHAALTPNCFLLLSTSGVNQPSTQLVDDRQALHTSWFLCQRLLDQFWTRWVKEYLPTITKRTKWFVDTKPVSAGDLVVIVDDRVRNGWIREQVLRVFPGRDGRCRSANVQTATGVLRRPVAKLAVLDVAGNAREDTEQYGSGIVQDGALSSE; from the exons ATGCGTTCCAGAAAGATCCTCGAAGAAACGACTTCACGGCTGCCATCCGGACGATTCCAGGCAGGACTGCTCTGGAAAAACGATCATATCGATTTTCTAGACAGCAAGCCTATGGCAGAGAGTCGGCTGAAATCACTGGAGCGTCGTTTACGGCAGAAACCCGAACTTTTCGAGAACTTGAAGCAGCGGATAGTCGAGTACGTGGAGAAAGGCTACGCGCATAAGATTACGCAAGAAGAGATTCACTGTTCGAATCACAGGAAAGTGTGGTATCTTCCGATTGCGGTAGCCGTACACCCCAAAAAGCCAGGAAAAGTTCGCATAGTTTGGGATGCGGCAGCTACCGTCCAAGGTCAGTCCCTCAACTCCGCCTTGCTTCCGGGACCCGATCTATTATCCTCCCTTCCGTCAGTACTCTCCAAATACCGCCAACGCCAGGTTGCAATCTGTGGCGATATAAAAGAAATGTTCCACCAGTTTCTGATCAGACCCGAAGATCGACAGGCACAACGGTTCCTGTTTCGAAGCGACCCCTGCAAAGACTTCGAGATTTACGTCATGGACGTTGCCACTTTTGGTGTAACTTGTTCGCCCTCCGCTGCACAGTTCATCAAAAACCAAAATGCGAAGGAGTTTGAGTCCGAATTTCCCGAGGCTGCCGCAGCAATCGTCCACAATCACTACGTGGACGACTATTTGGATAGTCGGGACACCGTCGAGGAAGCAGCAGACCTGGCGCTGCAAGTGAAAACAGTCCACGCTAAGGCTGGGTTCCACATTCGGAACTGGATGTCCAACTCCAGAGAGGTGCTTTCACGGGTTGGGGATTCAGCTGAAGAATCTGCGAAGAGCTTCAAGACGCATACAGCTGCAGTTTCGGAACGCGTACTCGGGATGAGCTGGTTTCCCGAATCAGACGAATTTGGATTCCGCGGACTTTTCCGCGAACAACTGATGCCCCTACTTCACGGAGAAATTGTTCCAACGAAACGGCAGCTCCTCCAAGTGGTCATGAGCATTTTTGATCCACTTGGTCTGGTGTCGCTTGTCGTGGTTCACGGAAAAATCCTCGTTCAGAAGACGTGGCGAGTTAAAATCGGGTGGGACGACAAAATCAACGAAGATCTGCTCAAACTATGGCGGCGGTGGATTAAGCTATTAGGACAGCTTGACACAATTCGCATATCACGGTACTacttcccagaatatctaccgGAAAGCTACAAATCTTTGCAGCTACACATTTTTGTAGATGCGAGTGAAGATGCGTACGTAGCAACCGCCTTCTTCAGGATTGTAGATCAGTCCCAAGTTCGTTGCGCTCTGGTATCATCGAAGACGAAAGTTGCGCCACTGAAATTACTGTCAGTTCCCCGTCTTGAGCTCCAGGCTGCGTTGCTCGGAGCCAGATTAGCGAAGTCTGTAGCGGAAAACCACACACTGCAAATCGAACAACGATTCTTCTGGGGTGATTTCTCCACTGTTCTCTCATGGATACGCTCGGACCACCGGAGATATCGCCAGTTTGTGGCGTACCGCGTATCTGAGATTTTAGACACTTCAAAGGTCGACGAATGGCACTACGTTCCCTCGCATCTGAATGTGGCGGATGACGCCACAAAGTGGAAAGATCAGCAACAGTCATCGCTG AACGCGCAATCTATTCCAACTACAGAGGAACTGAAACCCATCCACGTACATCGAGAACTCCGAAGAGAACAAGTGGTGCAGTTCTGCCGCTTTTCCAAGTGGGAGCGTTGTCTGCGTGCCGTTGCCTATGTTCATCGATTCATCGATCAGCTGAAGCGAAAGCGGCGTAAAGAACAATCCGACGTTACATCCATCCTTACTCGTGAAGAGCTTCAGCCGGCAGAAGAGACCATTATCAAGCAGGCCCAGTTCGAAGCTTTTGCAGATGAGGTGATTACGATGCAGAACAACCAGTCGCTACCGGAGGACCAGCGTCAGCGACTCGAAAGTACAAGCAAGCTGTACAAACTGTCTCCTTTCCTGGACAATCGAGGTGTAGTCAGAATGGAGGGACGGATCGACGGTTTTGCGGATGCGCCCTACGACTTCAAGTATCCTTCTGTGCTGCCGAAGAACCATTACGTTACTCGGCTCATCGTCGATTCGTACCACCGGCGGTACAAGCATTCCAACGGAGAGACAGCAGTGAATGAAATGCGGCAAAAATATCACCTGTCGGAGATGAGAGCAGCATTCAGGAAGATCAGCAAAACTTGTACGTG GCCGTTCAGCTTCGTCGAAGTGGATTACTTCGGCCCGCTGTTGGTCGTCCAAGGTCGTCGTGAAGTGAAGCGATGGGTCGCCCTCTTCACCTGTCTGACAATCAGGGCGATCCATCTCGAGGTCGTCACCAGCTTGTCAACGGAGTGCTGCAAGATGGCTTTACGGCGGTTCATAGCACGGAGGGGGGCACCTTCGGAAATCTACAGTGATCGGGGTACTAACTTCGTTGGAGTCAGCGGCGAGTTAAGGGAGCAAGTGAAAGCAATCAACCAAGGTTTGGCATCAACTTTCACCAATACCGTCACCCATTGGCGCTTCAATCCTCCAGCTGCGCCGCATATGGGGGGGTCTTGGGAACGCATGGTTCGGTCGGTAAAGTGTGCATTGGCTTCGCTATCGGTCGAGCGCAAACCTAGCGAGGAAGTGCTGGTCACGCTACTAGTTGAAGCTGAGTCGATGATAAATTCGAGGCCGTTGACATACATGCCGCTCCAGACTTCGGAGCATGCGGCACTTACTCCGAACTGTTTCCTCCTGCTTAGTACTAGCGGGGTGAATCAGCCTTCAACCCAGCTTGTGGACGATAGGCAGGCTCTGCACACCAGCTGGTTCCTGTGTCAACGACTCTTGGACCAATTCTGGACGCGCTGGGTGAAGGAGTATCTACCCACCATCACCAAACGGACCAAGTGGTTCGTAGATACCAAGCCGGTCTCTGCCGGTGATCTGGTGGTCATCGTGGACGATCGAGTCCGTAACGGATGGATAAGGGAACAAGTTCTACGCGTGTTCCCAGGACGAGATGGCAGATGTCGCAGCGCAAACGTGCAGACAGCAACTGGTGTACTTCGACGACCGGTGGCGAAACTAGCCGTCCTAGATGTTGCTGGTAATGCTCGAGAGGACACGGAGCAATACGGGTCGGGGATTGTTCAGGACGGCGCCCTATCGTCTGAATAA
- the LOC134221884 gene encoding cytochrome P450 4c21-like, with product MIVLAFVSIGMCLATFYIYVKMKYRFADKIPTIEPMVPFLGHGLQFLWNNSYQTFAMLNRIYSNHKSFRLFKLQMGLIPVLCPMHPDLIHKVITDSSCLEKPYPYKFMGVNSGLLSAKYDTWKVHRKLLNPAFNTRIVGSFISIFNDCVDEMIENIEGKAAPGRALNILDFTTPCTMTMVLRTSVGSKLLKPDEIQKVTENMVTVVGSVGFRFFNGNLHPDIVYRFTRFYQREIQSRKICYDLIDKTITEKQQELTTAKDKQELNDNSGNSDHFVNDEKNKPQIFIEKLLMMSLPDGKPFSHKEICEHVYTLAAAGSETSATQAAHALLYLAMHPEIQMRAVQEIKELLPTAECKITPEVVGNMVYMERIIKEAQRLAPVIPTLARQAMTDLQLDAFAIPKGTYFILNLFVLHHMKEYWGEDAEMFNPDRFLPENSENRHAFAFLPFSDGNRGCIGKRYAMTSMKIIVAEVLRNFIITTDLKYEEIEFKFKLSLHLVGPHRTFVEPRKLYGP from the exons ATGATCGTCCTTGCTTTCGTTTCGATCGGTATGTGTTTAGCCACTTTCTACATCTATGTCAAAATGAAATACCGATTCGCGGACAAAATTCCAACCATCGAACCGATGGTGCCGTTTCTCGGCCATGGGCTTCAGTTTCTGTGGAACAATTCGTACCAGACTTTCGCGATGTTGAATCGGATCTATTCCAATCATAAGAGCTTTCGATTGTTCAAGTTGCAAATGGGGCTGATTCCCGTGCTGTGTCCGATGCATCCCGATTTGATCCATAAGGTGATAACCGATTCGAGCTGCTTGGAGAAGCCGTACCCGTACAAGTTTATGGGCGTGAATTCAGGACTGCTGTCGGCAAAGT ATGACACCTGGAAGGTACATCGGAAACTTCTGAACCCGGCATTCAACACTCGCATCGTCGGCAGTTTCATTTCGATTTTTAACGACTGCGTGGACGAAATGATAGAAAACATTGAGGGGAAGGCCGCCCCAGGAAGAGCACTCAACATTCTTGATTTTACGACACCCTGTACAATGACCATGGTACTTAGGACGTCAGTTGGTAGTAAGCTGCTGAAACCCGACGAAATCCAAAAAGTCACGGAAAACATGGTTAC AGTTGTCGGAAGTGTTGGCTTTCgctttttcaacggaaatctaCACCCAGACATTGTGTATCGCTTCACACGATTTTATCAGCGCGAGATACAATCTCGGAAAATTTGCTACGATCTTATAGATAAG ACCATCACCGAAAAGCAACAAGAGCTGACCACTGCCAAGGACAAGCAGGAATTGAATGACAACTCGGGCAATTCAGACCACTTTGTGAACGACGAAAAGAATAAACCCCAGATATTCATCGAAAAGCTTTTGATGATGTCTCTGCCCGATGGTAAGCCTTTCTCGCACAAGGAGATCTGCGAGCATGTCTACACGTTAGCTGCTGCAGGCAGCGAAACTTCGGCCACCCAAGCAGCCCACGCTCTCCTATATTTGGCAATGCACCCAGAAATCCAAATGAGAGCTGTTCAGGAAATCAAAGAACTGCTTCCCACTGCGGAGTGCAAGATCACTCCAGAAGTCGTCGGGAACATGGTCTACATGGAGCGGATCATCAAGGAGGCACAGCGTCTCGCTCCGGTGATACCCACTCTCGCCCGGCAGGCCATGACGGACCTCCAACTGGACGCGTTTGCAATTCCGAAAGGAACGTACTTCATCTTGAACCTTTTTGTCCTGCACCACATGAAAGAGTACTGGGGTGAGGATGCAGAAATGTTCAATCCTGATCGTTTCCTTCCCGAAAATAGTGAGAACCGACATGCATTTGCCTTTCTTCCGTTCAGCGATGGTAATCGAGGATGTATTG gaaaacggtatGCGATGACGAGCATGAAGATAATTGTGGCGGAAGTACTGCGAAACTTTATCATAACCACCGATTTGAAGTATGAAGAAATCGAGTTTAAATTCAAGTTATCGCTCCACCTAGTTGGTCCACATCGTACCTTCGTTGAACCACGGAAGTTGTACGGACCGTGA